One window of Campylobacter avium LMG 24591 genomic DNA carries:
- a CDS encoding carbon-nitrogen hydrolase has protein sequence MKIALIQHKFQGSKEKTNESICAYIKEAAKQRAELICLAELHQSEYFCQSEDIKNFDLANDYEKDLEFWSDVAKENSVVLISSLFEKRAVGLYHNTAVVFEKDGSIAGKYRKMHIPDDPQFYEKFYFTPGDLGFEPIKTSIGKLGVLICWDQWFVEAARIMALKGADLLIYPTAIGSFDEDEEEEKKRQLEAWILVQKGHAVANSLFVVGVNRVGFEKNASKGGIRFWGNSFVVGPQGEELFRANEKDECLKIIDIDLKRSEEVRRWWPFLRDRRIEYFADLQKRFCD, from the coding sequence ATGAAAATAGCACTCATTCAGCATAAATTTCAAGGAAGCAAAGAAAAGACAAACGAAAGCATTTGTGCTTACATCAAAGAAGCCGCTAAGCAAAGAGCAGAGTTAATTTGTTTGGCTGAGCTTCATCAAAGTGAGTATTTTTGTCAAAGCGAGGATATTAAGAATTTTGATTTAGCAAATGATTATGAAAAGGACTTGGAATTTTGGTCAGACGTAGCCAAAGAAAACTCAGTGGTTTTAATCTCTTCCTTGTTTGAAAAAAGAGCAGTGGGGCTTTATCACAATACCGCCGTGGTCTTTGAAAAAGATGGCAGCATAGCTGGAAAATACCGCAAAATGCACATACCAGATGATCCGCAGTTTTATGAAAAATTTTATTTTACTCCAGGAGATTTGGGCTTTGAGCCTATAAAAACGAGCATTGGAAAGCTTGGGGTGCTTATTTGCTGGGATCAGTGGTTTGTAGAAGCTGCTAGGATAATGGCTTTAAAAGGAGCTGATTTACTTATATACCCAACCGCGATTGGTTCTTTCGATGAGGATGAGGAAGAAGAGAAAAAAAGGCAGCTTGAGGCTTGGATTTTAGTGCAAAAAGGACATGCTGTGGCAAATTCGCTTTTTGTTGTTGGGGTTAATAGAGTAGGCTTTGAGAAAAACGCCTCAAAAGGCGGAATAAGATTTTGGGGCAACTCTTTTGTGGTGGGACCACAGGGCGAGGAGCTTTTTAGAGCAAATGAAAAGGATGAATGCCTAAAAATCATAGACATAGACTTAAAAAGAAGCGAGGAAGTAAGGCGTTGGTGGCCATTTTTACGCGATAGACGCATAGAGTATTTTGCTGATTTACAAAAAAGGTTTTGCGACTAA
- a CDS encoding thiamine phosphate synthase: protein MWIKKIIAVSDLSLAEEDFLLRLEKLCKANIDSFIFRAKELSEFEYQDLATEVLKLCKKYEIQCILHNFDRVALKLNHRYFHCPLNILSKEPRLVKYFHLIGTSIHSEEEFYLARQYKCNYVIAGHIFESSSKPNLKPKGLSFLENLLKENSLPIYAIGGINLENISLLKKYDIHGVCMKSALMQNTNVKKYIKKCKELINF from the coding sequence ATGTGGATTAAAAAAATCATAGCTGTGAGTGATTTAAGCTTAGCCGAGGAAGACTTTTTGCTAAGGCTTGAAAAGCTTTGTAAGGCAAATATAGATAGCTTTATTTTTAGGGCAAAGGAACTTAGCGAATTTGAGTATCAAGATTTAGCCACTGAGGTGCTAAAACTTTGTAAAAAGTATGAAATTCAGTGCATTTTGCATAATTTTGACAGGGTGGCACTAAAGCTAAACCACAGGTATTTTCACTGCCCTTTAAACATACTTTCAAAAGAACCAAGGCTAGTAAAATACTTTCATCTAATAGGCACTTCCATACATAGCGAGGAGGAATTTTACCTTGCAAGGCAGTATAAGTGCAATTATGTCATAGCAGGACACATCTTTGAAAGCTCTTCAAAGCCGAATTTAAAGCCAAAAGGACTAAGCTTTTTAGAAAATCTTTTAAAAGAAAACTCCCTTCCCATTTATGCAATCGGGGGCATAAATTTAGAAAATATTTCCTTGCTTAAAAAATACGACATACACGGGGTTTGCATGAAAAGCGCCTTAATGCAAAATACAAATGTCAAAAAATACATAAAAAAATGCAAAGAGCTAATAAATTTTTGA
- a CDS encoding DMT family transporter, whose translation MYIFIIIFSALLDIIANLLLKKSDGFKHYLWGLASIFFAILAFVLLYFSLEYVPLSVAYSTWGAFGIIGTCLGGYIFFKEKLNFIGILGIVVVIIAVILLNL comes from the coding sequence ATGTATATCTTTATCATCATCTTTTCAGCCCTGCTTGACATAATCGCAAATTTACTCTTAAAAAAATCAGACGGCTTTAAGCATTATCTTTGGGGGCTTGCTTCTATCTTTTTTGCTATCTTAGCCTTTGTGCTTTTGTATTTTAGCCTTGAGTATGTGCCTCTTAGTGTGGCTTATTCTACCTGGGGTGCCTTTGGCATTATAGGCACTTGCTTGGGAGGCTATATCTTTTTTAAGGAAAAGCTAAATTTTATAGGCATATTAGGCATAGTTGTAGTGATAATAGCCGTGATCTTGCTAAATTTATAA
- a CDS encoding agmatine deiminase family protein, producing the protein MIKTIAEWSEQEYLILALPHENTDWKAYLDEIKHSYIELVKIASKYQKVLLIAPNESDFKPFKDMKNLEFFICETNDTWIRDYGAIDILKDGKLSSLNFIFNAWGDKFQSKLDNEVNEKLFKAKFKTRLENIDLILEGGSVEFNGQGTMLTTTKCLLNDNRNKLSKEILDKRLKELFNLSKIIWLENGFIRGDDTDSHIDTLARFIDENTVVISSCDDKNDEHYAELLAMKKELLKEDFKLLELPLPSAKFYEGKKLAATYANFIFINNALIVPTYNDKNDELVLQKLQKALPDKDVIGLDALVFVRQNGSLHCSCQNRFKGQRWL; encoded by the coding sequence ATGATAAAGACTATTGCAGAGTGGAGCGAGCAAGAATACCTAATCCTCGCCCTACCGCACGAAAATACAGACTGGAAAGCCTACTTAGATGAGATAAAACACTCTTATATTGAGCTTGTAAAGATAGCTTCTAAGTATCAAAAAGTGCTTTTAATAGCTCCAAATGAAAGTGATTTTAAGCCTTTCAAAGATATGAAAAATCTTGAGTTTTTTATCTGCGAGACTAATGATACTTGGATTAGGGATTATGGTGCTATAGACATTTTAAAAGACGGCAAATTAAGCTCTTTAAATTTTATCTTTAATGCCTGGGGCGATAAATTCCAAAGCAAACTTGATAATGAAGTAAATGAAAAGCTTTTTAAGGCCAAATTTAAAACTAGACTGGAAAATATAGACCTGATACTTGAGGGCGGAAGCGTAGAATTTAACGGCCAAGGCACTATGCTAACTACCACAAAATGCCTTTTAAATGATAATAGAAACAAGCTTTCAAAAGAGATTTTAGACAAAAGACTAAAAGAACTTTTTAATCTTAGCAAAATAATTTGGCTTGAAAATGGCTTCATAAGAGGCGATGATACTGATTCTCATATAGATACCTTAGCAAGATTTATAGATGAAAATACAGTAGTCATTTCTAGTTGCGATGATAAAAATGATGAGCATTATGCTGAGCTTTTGGCCATGAAAAAAGAGCTTTTAAAAGAGGATTTCAAGCTTTTAGAACTTCCTTTGCCAAGTGCTAAATTTTATGAAGGCAAAAAACTTGCAGCTACTTATGCAAATTTTATCTTTATAAACAATGCTCTTATAGTACCTACTTATAATGATAAAAATGATGAGCTTGTTTTACAAAAATTACAAAAAGCCTTACCAGATAAAGATGTGATAGGACTTGATGCCTTAGTCTTTGTTAGACAAAATGGCTCTTTGCATTGTTCTTGTCAAAACCGCTTCAAAGGACAAAGATGGCTGTAA
- a CDS encoding DUF4878 domain-containing protein: MKNFLFFCLLALFVTACSTNNPTYVSKDYIKAIQEDDIRRAKKLVYVPASVQSELSKEDIDKESEKKILSLKSGIDDINSCEVVKTEEIGGLATKVFMECKNKNGKIVDKDFSVINDGGTYKIILSL, from the coding sequence ATGAAAAATTTCTTATTTTTTTGCCTTTTAGCACTCTTTGTTACAGCTTGTTCTACAAACAATCCTACTTATGTAAGTAAAGATTACATAAAGGCTATACAAGAAGATGATATAAGAAGGGCTAAAAAGCTTGTTTATGTGCCAGCTAGCGTGCAAAGTGAGTTAAGCAAGGAAGACATCGATAAGGAGAGCGAAAAAAAGATACTTTCCTTAAAAAGTGGCATAGATGATATAAATAGCTGCGAGGTGGTAAAAACTGAGGAGATAGGAGGACTTGCTACAAAGGTTTTTATGGAGTGTAAAAATAAAAATGGCAAGATAGTAGATAAAGACTTTTCTGTGATAAATGACGGAGGCACTTATAAAATCATACTAAGTCTTTAA
- the thiH gene encoding 2-iminoacetate synthase ThiH, producing the protein MRDCMQYLPYMQKIDSTMFEKVLSLRDTYESDIYTKKDVLKALNSSHTSIEDLKALLSVEAENFIEDLAQKAAKLTKKYFGNNKALFTPLYLSNFCASKCVYCGFQKGNKIARAKLSEAEIRAEMKEISKSGLEELLLLTGEGRNFASVEYIARACKIAKEYFKVVGVEIYVLNVGEYELLHKNGCDYVTVFQETYSPQKYQKIHIEGEKTVMPYRFYAQQRALMAGMRGVAFAALLGIDDFRKDALATALHAHFLQQSYPHAELSLSVPRLRPIINNAKLSAKDVSDKRLLQVLCAYRIFLPFAHIVISSRENAKFRDNAIKIAATKMSAGVSVAIGEHASEKKGDEQFEISDNRSVKEIFTMLKDKNFQPVMSDYVD; encoded by the coding sequence GTGCGTGATTGTATGCAGTATCTGCCCTATATGCAAAAGATAGATTCTACGATGTTTGAAAAGGTTTTATCCTTAAGAGATACTTATGAAAGCGATATTTACACAAAAAAAGATGTCTTAAAAGCCCTAAATTCAAGCCATACAAGCATAGAGGATTTAAAGGCTTTATTAAGTGTGGAGGCTGAAAATTTCATAGAAGATTTAGCGCAAAAAGCAGCCAAGCTTACTAAAAAATATTTTGGAAACAACAAAGCCCTTTTTACCCCGCTGTATTTGTCAAATTTTTGTGCTAGCAAATGCGTGTATTGTGGCTTTCAAAAGGGAAATAAAATAGCAAGGGCAAAGCTTAGCGAAGCTGAGATAAGAGCTGAAATGAAAGAAATTTCAAAAAGCGGCTTAGAAGAACTTTTACTTTTAACAGGAGAAGGGCGAAACTTTGCTAGTGTTGAGTATATAGCTAGAGCTTGTAAGATAGCAAAGGAGTATTTTAAGGTTGTTGGGGTTGAAATTTATGTTTTAAATGTAGGTGAATACGAGCTTTTGCATAAAAATGGCTGCGATTATGTAACCGTTTTTCAAGAAACTTATAGTCCGCAAAAATATCAAAAAATTCACATCGAGGGCGAAAAAACCGTGATGCCTTATAGATTTTACGCTCAGCAAAGAGCCTTGATGGCTGGTATGAGAGGAGTTGCCTTTGCAGCCTTGCTTGGCATAGATGATTTTAGAAAAGACGCCCTAGCTACTGCACTTCACGCACATTTTTTACAGCAAAGCTATCCTCACGCTGAGCTTTCTTTATCCGTGCCAAGACTAAGACCTATCATAAACAATGCTAAACTTTCTGCTAAGGATGTAAGCGATAAAAGGCTTTTACAGGTGCTTTGTGCTTATAGAATTTTCTTACCCTTTGCGCATATTGTTATTTCAAGCAGGGAAAATGCTAAGTTTAGGGATAATGCCATTAAGATAGCTGCTACAAAGATGAGTGCAGGAGTAAGCGTAGCCATAGGTGAGCACGCAAGTGAGAAAAAAGGTGATGAGCAGTTTGAAATTTCAGACAATAGAAGCGTGAAAGAAATTTTTACTATGCTAAAAGATAAGAATTTTCAGCCTGTGATGAGTGATTATGTGGATTAA
- a CDS encoding heavy-metal-associated domain-containing protein, which translates to MKKFEVDNVNCANCANLIKNALRADFGEVEVDFSTKPAILSLELSDDKIENLKEALSDLNFPILRAL; encoded by the coding sequence ATGAAAAAATTTGAAGTAGATAATGTAAATTGTGCTAACTGTGCGAATTTGATTAAAAACGCTTTAAGGGCTGATTTTGGCGAGGTTGAGGTGGATTTTTCAACAAAACCAGCCATACTTAGTCTTGAGCTAAGCGATGATAAGATAGAAAATTTAAAAGAGGCTTTGAGCGATTTAAATTTCCCTATTTTAAGGGCTTTGTAA
- a CDS encoding heavy metal translocating P-type ATPase yields the protein MQELRLKIGKMSCVNCSNSIEKLCKKIDGVSEASVSFVNSSGVFLLEKENIKDKIVEKIRSLGFEVLKDEEDIKDFKLKELNKLKYTLVSSIFISLVCMLFNMYLHSELSSLIQLILGVIGIFYCGKSFFINAFKALLHKSLDMNTLVSLGLLSAFSYSMLTFLGFFNTHLYFAEASMIVSFVLLGKFLEENAKLKALSYQKNLQSKDLKYARILDEKGEERQILSSLVKEGDIMLLKQGDTLSADGVVINGEGELDTSAINGEFVPVLKRPNDELLAGCVLVSGMLKVRASKKAMDSKIELIKDLVFKASEQKLPISRIVDKISAYFVAFIIFISACVFAFWFFKSGLNEAFLHTSAVLLISCPCALGLATPLALVLALSNAMKSFVLIKNPASLEHFRKVKFALFDKTGTLTKDSLELFKHNLDEKDFLLAANIEKLSSHPIGKALAKYSTNKSLSGKVSTINSRAMLYEENNDTYALCNKKFIEEQGFIIEKKDEDFVRQNSRFAPVLVYFVKNGTCKGVICLKNEPRKESYELISYLKEQNITPVILSGDNENSVALCAKELGIKQYHSNLSVEDKIDFVKKYQEQGLVLFVGDGINDSAALKLANISVVMNNGSDFTKNVGDFILLEDDLSRLKYCFKLSKKTFALIKQNLFWASIYNGFCIPIAAGFVPFIKLSPHLAALAMCFSSLTVVLNSLRLRGFKA from the coding sequence ATGCAAGAATTAAGACTTAAGATAGGAAAGATGAGCTGTGTAAATTGCTCAAATTCCATAGAAAAGCTTTGTAAAAAGATAGACGGAGTTAGCGAGGCTTCCGTATCTTTTGTGAATTCTAGCGGGGTTTTTTTGCTAGAAAAAGAAAATATTAAGGATAAGATTGTAGAAAAGATAAGATCTCTTGGCTTTGAAGTCTTAAAAGATGAGGAGGATATAAAGGACTTTAAGTTAAAAGAGCTAAACAAGCTTAAATACACCCTTGTTTCTAGTATTTTTATAAGCCTTGTTTGTATGCTTTTTAATATGTATTTACATAGTGAGCTTTCAAGTCTTATCCAGCTTATACTTGGAGTCATTGGGATTTTTTACTGCGGTAAAAGCTTTTTCATAAATGCTTTTAAGGCACTTTTGCATAAGTCTTTGGATATGAATACCTTAGTATCTTTGGGACTGCTTTCAGCCTTTAGTTACTCTATGCTTACATTTTTGGGATTTTTTAACACACATTTATATTTTGCAGAAGCTAGTATGATAGTAAGCTTTGTTTTGCTTGGGAAATTTTTAGAGGAAAATGCTAAATTAAAGGCTCTTTCTTATCAAAAAAATTTACAAAGCAAGGATCTTAAGTATGCAAGAATTTTAGATGAAAAGGGCGAGGAAAGGCAAATTTTAAGCTCCTTAGTAAAAGAAGGCGATATAATGCTTTTAAAACAAGGAGATACCTTAAGTGCCGATGGCGTAGTGATTAACGGCGAGGGCGAGCTTGATACTAGTGCGATAAATGGCGAATTTGTGCCTGTTTTAAAAAGACCTAATGATGAGCTTTTAGCAGGTTGCGTTTTAGTTTCTGGTATGCTTAAGGTAAGGGCTAGTAAAAAGGCTATGGATAGCAAGATAGAGCTTATTAAAGATCTTGTTTTTAAGGCTAGCGAGCAAAAGCTTCCTATATCTAGGATAGTTGATAAAATTTCAGCTTATTTTGTGGCTTTTATAATATTTATCTCAGCCTGTGTTTTTGCTTTTTGGTTTTTTAAATCCGGCCTAAATGAGGCTTTTTTACACACAAGTGCGGTTTTATTGATATCTTGTCCTTGTGCCTTAGGACTTGCCACTCCACTTGCTTTGGTTTTAGCCCTTTCAAATGCTATGAAAAGCTTTGTGCTTATTAAAAACCCAGCTTCTTTGGAGCATTTTAGAAAGGTAAAATTTGCCCTTTTTGATAAAACGGGCACGCTTACTAAAGATAGCTTAGAGCTTTTTAAGCATAATTTAGATGAAAAAGATTTTCTTTTAGCAGCAAATATCGAAAAACTAAGCTCTCATCCCATAGGCAAAGCCCTAGCAAAATACTCTACAAACAAAAGCCTAAGTGGCAAGGTAAGCACCATAAACTCAAGAGCTATGCTATATGAAGAAAATAATGATACTTACGCACTTTGTAATAAAAAATTCATAGAAGAGCAAGGCTTTATCATAGAGAAAAAAGATGAGGACTTTGTAAGGCAAAATTCAAGGTTTGCACCCGTGCTTGTGTATTTTGTAAAAAACGGCACTTGTAAGGGCGTAATATGCTTAAAAAATGAGCCTAGAAAAGAAAGCTATGAGTTAATATCATATCTTAAAGAGCAAAATATCACTCCTGTTATACTAAGCGGAGATAATGAAAACAGCGTAGCCTTGTGTGCTAAAGAACTAGGCATAAAACAGTATCACTCTAATTTATCTGTTGAGGACAAGATAGACTTTGTTAAAAAATACCAAGAACAGGGACTAGTGCTTTTCGTTGGAGACGGTATAAACGATAGCGCTGCTTTAAAACTTGCAAATATAAGTGTGGTTATGAATAATGGCTCTGATTTTACCAAAAATGTAGGAGATTTTATCCTGCTAGAAGATGATTTAAGTAGGCTTAAGTATTGCTTTAAGCTTTCTAAAAAAACTTTTGCTTTAATAAAACAAAATTTATTTTGGGCTAGTATTTACAACGGCTTTTGCATTCCTATAGCAGCTGGTTTTGTGCCTTTTATAAAACTAAGTCCTCACCTAGCAGCCCTAGCTATGTGTTTTTCATCCTTAACTGTGGTTTTAAATTCCCTAAGACTTAGAGGATTTAAGGCTTAG
- a CDS encoding glycosyltransferase family 9 protein, whose product MNNHDKKYIFVNLPTWLGDAVMCSAALKALFAHFKDYHFVLFGSFVSCELFKDLQNVSIELENKKKRYLNYIKFAKKYKFDYAFSFRSAASARILLFLLKTKKRYVYNKYKHQDKHQVLRYIKFIEESLNIDIEDKELFLPFKKIKSDKKLLGISAGAKYGEAKIWEPSYFASSALSLKDTHTILLFGSKEELELNKSIEEELLKGGARVVNLCGKTSIKELCEHISSLDLLLCNDSGAMHIGAVYKIKTAAIFGPTNFTKTSPWLNENARLLHLNLPCMPCMKRICPLKHNACMRDLKPDFVISVLKDLV is encoded by the coding sequence ATGAACAATCATGATAAAAAATACATCTTCGTAAATTTGCCTACTTGGCTTGGAGATGCTGTTATGTGCTCTGCGGCTTTAAAGGCTTTGTTTGCACATTTTAAAGACTATCATTTTGTCTTATTTGGCTCCTTTGTATCTTGTGAGCTATTTAAAGATTTACAAAATGTAAGCATAGAGCTTGAAAACAAAAAAAAGCGTTATCTAAACTACATAAAATTTGCTAAAAAATATAAGTTTGATTATGCCTTTTCCTTTAGAAGTGCAGCTTCAGCTAGAATTTTACTCTTTCTTTTAAAGACAAAAAAAAGATATGTTTATAATAAATACAAACACCAAGACAAACACCAAGTGCTTAGATACATAAAATTCATAGAAGAAAGCTTGAATATAGACATAGAGGATAAGGAGCTTTTCTTGCCCTTTAAAAAGATAAAAAGCGATAAAAAGCTACTTGGTATAAGTGCAGGAGCTAAGTATGGAGAGGCTAAGATATGGGAGCCAAGTTATTTTGCAAGCTCTGCTTTAAGCCTTAAAGATACTCACACCATCTTACTCTTTGGTTCAAAAGAAGAGCTTGAGCTTAATAAAAGCATAGAAGAAGAGCTTTTAAAAGGCGGTGCTAGGGTTGTGAATTTATGCGGAAAAACTAGTATAAAAGAGCTGTGTGAACATATCTCAAGTCTAGATTTATTATTATGCAATGATAGCGGTGCTATGCACATAGGTGCTGTTTATAAGATAAAAACCGCAGCTATCTTTGGTCCTACAAATTTCACAAAGACAAGCCCTTGGCTAAATGAAAACGCAAGGCTTCTTCATTTAAATTTACCTTGTATGCCTTGTATGAAAAGGATTTGCCCCCTAAAGCATAATGCCTGTATGAGGGACTTAAAGCCAGACTTTGTGATAAGTGTGCTTAAAGACTTAGTATGA
- a CDS encoding DMT family transporter, translated as MKTLSKATLVAWFFLILAIVAEVLGTSFLKQENIFYALFMMSIFIALSYYFMGKAIVKIQVGIAYAVWELLGAVLIILVAFFVFDERLSSMQMLGLILAFIGIIMINLGEAKH; from the coding sequence GTGAAAACATTAAGCAAAGCTACCTTAGTGGCTTGGTTTTTTCTCATCTTAGCCATAGTAGCAGAGGTTCTTGGCACTAGCTTTTTAAAACAAGAAAATATCTTTTACGCACTTTTTATGATGAGCATTTTTATAGCACTTTCTTATTATTTTATGGGAAAGGCTATAGTTAAAATTCAAGTTGGTATAGCTTATGCAGTTTGGGAGCTTTTGGGTGCGGTTTTAATCATACTTGTAGCCTTTTTTGTCTTTGATGAAAGACTAAGTTCAATGCAAATGCTAGGACTAATACTAGCCTTTATAGGCATAATAATGATAAATTTAGGCGAGGCAAAACACTAA
- a CDS encoding ATP-binding protein: MSDLKEFISLSDIKKSKIYKELSCSLPQALILKELCKNMLDGINSVNVFALLSKLFKKSKYEYLEHLQDIKTLLDLGLVIHPYTMFKSENKHKQSLLMLLQSDVALSDSFIYFIEGIKDVKLDKTQAYEDYLEYLKDEFMKIELYQKLNLSNNAFNKKLKDEIQNLEKHIQNRLKKSKFNNILAQIFKEHSLNEKEALIFTALLKEEYSLDSENSSNRELNSLLNLISANEFEKLENKALLSEGSKLIERNLIDYDEYLTNFGDFSKSFYISDEFLQRIINSKQASKNKKLELQSIIKEQDIFEVIEPSTDINDVIMPNSTKELLENILKQQDKKVLQRLSEWGIKTSKNIEAKIIFYGPAGTGKTMSALSMAKSMKKSVLSFDCSKILSKFVGESEQNVRKIFDTYKKISSSCKHSPILLLNEADQFLSTRIESSGGSDKMHNQMQNIFLEQIERFSGVLIATTNFLESLDSAFSRRFDYKIEFKKPNFEEREQIWQRALPKKAKFDSKFSVQELAMYELSGAQIIMVIKNTALKAAISKDGIFKMDDFLESIKKELDSSFDKVKKVGFANA; this comes from the coding sequence ATGAGTGATTTGAAAGAATTTATCAGCCTAAGCGATATTAAAAAAAGTAAAATTTATAAGGAGCTGTCTTGCTCCTTGCCGCAAGCCTTGATACTAAAAGAGCTTTGCAAAAATATGCTAGATGGCATTAATAGCGTAAATGTTTTCGCTCTTTTAAGTAAGCTTTTTAAAAAGAGCAAGTATGAGTATTTAGAGCATTTGCAAGACATTAAAACCTTGCTTGACTTGGGTCTAGTAATTCATCCTTATACTATGTTTAAATCTGAAAACAAGCACAAACAGTCTTTGTTAATGCTTTTGCAAAGTGATGTTGCCTTAAGCGATAGTTTTATATATTTTATAGAGGGCATTAAGGATGTTAAGCTTGATAAAACGCAGGCTTATGAGGATTATTTAGAGTACTTAAAAGATGAGTTTATGAAAATTGAGCTTTATCAAAAGCTAAATTTAAGCAACAATGCCTTTAACAAAAAGCTAAAAGATGAGATACAAAACCTCGAAAAACACATACAAAACAGACTTAAAAAAAGCAAATTTAACAATATCCTAGCTCAAATTTTTAAAGAGCATTCTTTAAATGAAAAAGAGGCTTTGATTTTTACTGCCTTGCTTAAGGAGGAGTATTCTTTAGATAGCGAAAACTCAAGCAACAGAGAGCTAAATTCACTCCTTAACTTAATCAGTGCCAATGAGTTTGAAAAGCTAGAAAACAAGGCCTTGCTAAGCGAGGGCTCAAAGCTAATAGAAAGAAATTTGATTGATTATGATGAGTATTTAACAAATTTTGGCGATTTTAGCAAAAGCTTTTATATAAGTGATGAGTTTTTACAAAGGATTATAAACTCAAAACAAGCAAGCAAGAACAAAAAGCTAGAATTGCAAAGCATTATAAAAGAACAAGATATTTTCGAAGTGATAGAACCAAGCACGGATATAAATGATGTCATAATGCCAAATTCAACTAAAGAGCTTTTAGAAAATATCCTAAAACAGCAGGACAAAAAAGTCTTGCAAAGACTGAGCGAGTGGGGCATAAAAACAAGTAAAAATATAGAAGCAAAGATTATTTTTTATGGGCCTGCTGGAACGGGCAAGACGATGTCTGCCTTAAGCATGGCAAAGTCTATGAAAAAGTCTGTTTTAAGCTTTGACTGCTCTAAAATTTTAAGCAAATTTGTGGGCGAGAGCGAACAAAATGTGAGAAAAATTTTTGATACTTATAAAAAAATTTCCTCATCTTGCAAGCACAGTCCAATCTTGCTTTTAAATGAGGCCGACCAGTTTTTAAGCACTAGGATAGAAAGTAGCGGTGGTTCTGATAAAATGCACAATCAAATGCAAAATATTTTCTTAGAACAGATTGAAAGATTTAGCGGGGTTTTAATAGCCACTACAAATTTCTTAGAAAGCTTAGATAGTGCTTTTTCAAGGAGATTTGATTATAAAATAGAATTTAAAAAGCCAAATTTTGAGGAAAGGGAGCAAATTTGGCAAAGGGCCTTGCCTAAAAAGGCTAAATTTGATTCTAAATTTAGCGTACAAGAGCTTGCTATGTATGAGCTAAGCGGTGCTCAAATCATCATGGTTATAAAAAATACGGCCTTAAAAGCTGCGATTTCAAAAGACGGCATTTTTAAAATGGATGATTTTTTAGAAAGCATTAAAAAAGAGCTTGATTCTAGCTTTGATAAGGTTAAAAAAGTAGGTTTTGCAAACGCTTAG
- a CDS encoding cation diffusion facilitator family transporter, producing the protein MAVKATIIASLIALFLAFVKFIVGLLSGSVALLSLAIDSLLDSFVSILNTLALKKAEQNSNEKYNFGYEKLEGLVSLIEAFIISGVGLFILFQSLKKLFTKEEISFVIPALLTILFCIFVSLLLVFYLNKILKKENSLILKADILHYKVDLLTNSATFLALLLIYFSEFYIIDAIFGILISLYTIFGAYKIAKDGFEMLLDKALDKEIVDEIKNLILANDEVKTLHLLKSRSTAKTNYLSVHLVFSPTISLLKAHDISHQLEEQIRTKFSDKKWEIIMHLDPYDDFKKDLNENSTHSA; encoded by the coding sequence ATGGCTGTAAAAGCTACCATTATAGCTAGTTTAATAGCCCTATTTTTAGCCTTTGTCAAATTTATAGTAGGGCTTTTAAGCGGTAGCGTGGCTTTGCTCTCTTTAGCCATTGATTCTTTACTTGATAGCTTTGTTTCTATCTTAAACACCCTAGCCTTAAAAAAAGCAGAGCAAAATTCAAACGAAAAATATAATTTTGGCTACGAAAAGCTAGAGGGTTTAGTCTCCTTGATAGAAGCTTTCATCATATCTGGCGTTGGACTTTTTATACTTTTTCAAAGCCTTAAAAAACTTTTTACAAAAGAAGAAATTAGCTTTGTAATACCCGCACTTCTTACCATACTTTTTTGCATTTTTGTAAGTTTGCTTTTGGTGTTTTATCTAAATAAAATTTTAAAAAAGGAAAATAGCCTCATCTTAAAGGCTGATATCTTGCATTACAAGGTGGATCTTTTAACGAATTCAGCCACTTTTTTAGCACTTTTGCTCATATACTTTAGCGAATTTTACATAATAGACGCGATTTTTGGAATTTTAATCAGCCTTTATACTATCTTTGGAGCCTATAAAATAGCCAAAGATGGCTTTGAAATGTTGCTTGATAAGGCTTTAGACAAAGAGATTGTAGATGAGATTAAAAATCTTATCTTGGCAAATGACGAAGTAAAGACACTTCATCTACTAAAAAGCAGAAGCACGGCCAAAACAAACTACCTAAGTGTTCATTTAGTATTTTCACCTACAATATCTTTATTAAAAGCGCACGATATAAGTCATCAACTAGAAGAGCAAATAAGAACCAAATTTAGCGATAAAAAATGGGAAATCATAATGCATCTTGACCCTTACGATGATTTTAAAAAGGATTTAAATGAAAATAGCACTCATTCAGCATAA